The genome window AATCATAATTATCTAGTAATTTCAAAATTTTTTCACATATATAATTCAAATTGATTTGCTTTTCCTAAAATACCGTGTTATACTAATGTAAGATTATTTTTGTGGGTGAAAGATACGATTGTGAACAACTTTCCATCTCGTGCCGTTAAGCAAGAATAGTAAATAATTAGTGTGCATAACACACGAGGAGGAACATGAACATGGAACAAGGTACAGTAAAATGGTTTAACGCAGAAAAAGGATTTGGTTTTATCGAACGCGAAAACGGTGACGATGTATTCGTACATTTCAGCGCTATCCAAGGCGACGGATTCAAATCTTTAGACGAAGGTCAAGCAGTAACTTTCGACGTTGAAGAAGGCCAACGCGGACCTCAAGCAGCTAACGTTCAAAAAGCGTAATTCTATTTTTTGAATAAGAAAAAGCAAATCATTTCGGTGATTTGCTTTTTTATTTGTCTAAAATTATTTTACCTTGTTTGGTTTAATGGCGATTGTTTGCTATAATAAGAACAATTAATCGAGAAAAAAGACCTTGCACGCATTCATGCGAGTGGCTCTTTGGAAAGTGAGTTGTTTTTATTTGGATCTTTTAAAGATAAAGGATCCTTCCTTTATGAAGCGATTGGATATACAAGAATTAGAAGCACTTGCAGCGGATATTCGCGCTTTTTTAATTACTTCTACTTCTAAATCAGGTGGGCATATTGGTCCGAATCTTGGTGTGGTAGAACTAACGATTGCGTTGCATTATTCTTTTAATAGTCCAAAAGATAAATTTATTTGGGATGTTGGTCACCAGTCATATGTGCACAAAATCCTAACTGGAAGGGCGAACCAATTTGGTACTTTACGCGAGCACGGGGGGCTAGATGGATTTCCAAAGCGGAAAGAATCTATTCATGATGTATTTGAAACGGGACATAGCTCAACTTCTTTGTCTGCTGCAGCCGGAATGGTCATTGCGAGAGATATTAAAAAAGAAGATTTTTATGTTATTCCGATAATCGGTGATGGTGCCTTAACTGGCGGAATGGCTTTAGAAGCCTTGAATCACATAGGCGATATGGGAAAAGATATGATAGTTATTTTAAATGATAATGATATGTCGATAGCGCCAAATGTGGGAGCAATCCACAACATACTTGGAAAATTAAGAACCTCCGATACATCTAAGCAAACAAAAACCAATGTCGATGGTGCTTTTTTTGAAGAGCTTGGGTTTATGTACTTGGGCCCGATTGATGGGCATGATATAGAAGAGGTTATTACTAACTTG of Listeria monocytogenes contains these proteins:
- a CDS encoding cold-shock protein yields the protein MEQGTVKWFNAEKGFGFIERENGDDVFVHFSAIQGDGFKSLDEGQAVTFDVEEGQRGPQAANVQKA